The genomic interval CCTCGCTGTCCGTTCTCCTGCGGTGCTCGTTCAGGTGCAGCAGGCTGTCTGCGTCCCTGCAGGAGGGAGACACACGGGTCAGCATTCAGACGCAACACCGACCATTACTGTAGATGGAGAACACGGTCCCCGAGCACCAAATACAAGAAGGTCCGTGTGGGTGACCTCAGGGTATTGACTGggcacacacaccatttaaTAATTTATCAATTTGCATTATTAAGGTCAATCAGAACGTTACGCAGATTGAGGGTTTTCAACCGGTTACCTGAACGGTTTGAACTCTCTGTTGGCGGCCGAGAGGCCCAGCAGCTCTGGACACtggtcctcctcttctccttctcctcctcctcctcctcctcctccatcatgctCACCagcctcttctctcccctccttcgcCTCTCCCTCTTCAGCGCTGCAGACCGCCAGTTCCGCCTTCAGTTCTGCCTTCAGTTCCACTTCCTGCTCTGCCTTCTTCTCCGTCACCAGTTccgcctccttctcttcttctctggtctcaccctccttctcttctgCGTCCCGTGAGTCCGTCTGTGTCTCTCCGAGTTTCAGCCCGTCCAGTTCCAGCATCACGTGTTTGTATTCCTCCATGTCGACGCCTTGCACCTCTCCATTCTCTGagtccccttcctcctcctcctcctcatcgtcgtcttcgtcgtcctcctcctcgctctcggGGCCGGCGGGGTGCAGCagctctccgtccctctccatctctttggTGAAGCCGCTGGCTGAGATCTCCACGTCCAGGCAGCAGGACCGCCTGTAGAGCACAGAACAATACcactgatgggttagtggtgtTCCCATTGGTTAACCACTGGTTTAGAGACAGAGGCACTGGTTTAGAGACGGAGGCACTGGTTTACAGACGGAGGCACTGGTTTACAGACGGAGGCACTGGTTTACAGACGGAGGCACTGGTTTACAGACGGAGGCACTGGtttacagacagagacactggTTTAGAGACAGAGGCACTGGtttacagacagagacactggtttacagagagagaggcactggTTTACAGAGAGAGCCACTGATttacagagagcgagagactggtttacaggcagagagacactgGTTTACAGCGAGAGACACTGGtttacagacagagacactggtttacagagagagaggcactggTTTACAGAGAGAGCCACTGATttacagagagcgagagactggTTTACAGGCAGAGACAACACATGCTACAGTCAGTTGGTCACCTGATGTCTTTGAAGGTCGGGTACAGCTCACTCTCATAGTGGTAACGTTTTGCGAAGTAATCTCGGATGCACTTGACATCTCGGTCGAAGTACCTGCAAACCAAAACGTCAAAGAGAGAGGCATGAGGTCACACGCACTCTCCCGATAGGGCGAACATGAATGATGTCATGAGGGCGGGACGGACCACTCTGCGTTGAAGTGGGACGTGGAAACCATCTGGGGGAAGTCGATCATGGTCACATGGTCGGTGTCGTCCAACATCAGGTTGAACTCGTTGAAGTCCCCGTGGATGAGGCCGTGATTGGCCAGCTTGACGATGAGCTCCATGATCTCGCTGTAGAGACCGGGAGGATCCTGCAGCTCCCGGATCTGACACCTAGAGGACGACAAAACATCAAGAGAAAGGCTGTAAATAACCCGATTTACATTTCCTGGCAACCCAAAACTTCAGCCATTGAGGGCCATAGAGGTCCTTATTTACAGGTTATCCTatgtttttaaaatgttgttCATTTAAGTTGAGATTTGGTCCCAGCTCCATACACAGCACTAGGACGTACCACACTATTATGCTGCTTCTAATCTAACATAAGATGCTACCCGGTCCAGTTTCCCTTTAAGCACAGAAGGGTTGTTTTAAATATAGGGCTGTTCGTTTACACACATTGGATATCCGTTGATGAGCTCCATCACCACAGCGTGTCTGTTGTAGTCCACTGGTCTGGGGACAGGGAAGCCTCGCTCATACAACACCTGGGGACGAGACACAGATTATTAACGCTAACAGATTCAGACATGTCTGCTGCCTCCTAAAATCCACCTTTTTGATAAAGGGCAAACATTAACACAGGGCGCTTACCACGGGaaccaacacaaaaaaaaaaatcaagaaataAGATTGGAATAAAAGTAACAGAGACATCATAGAGACACATTCGAGAGCTAAGAATACATAAGGTGATAATCTCAGAAGGGACGGGATGGGATTGGGAGAAGGCGAACTAAAAGGAGTGATTGAGATGTTTCCTCCGTGCTTCACCTTCATGTAGGCGTACTCCTTCATGGCGGAGAGGCGGGAGAGGTAGAGCCAGGAGATGTTCTTCCTGTTCTTGTGGTAATCCCTCTGGTTCTTGATGTTCCTGAAGGACGTTCTGCCCAGTCTGTGGAGCTTCATGGCGTACTGCTCCCCCTCAGGATTGGCGACGATGTAAATATCTACGAGGGAACGGACGGGGAAGTGATTTCCAGGTCTCCTACACAATGTTGTCAAACTGTATCTATGACATTGTAGTGACATTGTAATAACAATTGTGTAATTGTTGTATCATATAGAGAACTGGAGAATATCTAGAAATATCATTTGATTTGTAGTGATCATCGGCTAAGTAATCCCTTGAACGGCCCTCGTTGGATTGCCTTGATCGTTGTGAAACTGTAACTCTCTGTTCGGCATCTCTAGACGTACCCGACTCCTTCCCGACGCCCATCTGGTTGCCCACAGAGAGCAGCACCTCTCTGGCACAGAAGGTCTTCAGCGCCAAGTAGTCGTAGCCCCCGTAGTTCAGCCGGTAACCGTGCACAGCTGaggaacacaacaacaaaatattcaATATCTTCAGTTGTACTTCTTCGTATTTGGTCCATCTTGAGCCTCTCTTGTGAAAGGACGTTCAAGGAGAAGGGTTCCAGAATGACGCTCTTACTCTTTGTGTGTTCGTAGGACAGGAGTTTGTGTTTCACGAGTTCTCTTAAGATCTTGTTGCAGCCCCCGTGCTTGAGGCTGGCGATGGAGGCCAGCAGACTGACCGGGACGATTTCATGGTTTTTCATTCCCATCTCCACCTGTTCACAGAGAACACAGACGTTAGATGTGTGGCCCAGTAATCGGAATACCAGGACAGGGAATTGGGCTATCACAGCACGAATGACAGGCGTTGAAAGAGCAAAGACATTACATTAAGAATCATTCTATACACAATAATGCAACAAATATCAGTTTGTATCATGAGGTAGACATGATTATCAGTTGATGTACTGAATCTACAAATATAGCCATTGCTGtaaatgcaacacacacacacacacacacacacacacacacacacacacacacacacacacacacacacacacacacacacacacagcaatagtCCTGCAACATGTTGATggtgtattagtattagtagtgTATAGTATCAGTAGTGTATTTTATAGTGTAAAGCATTAATAGTGTATAGTATTAGTAGTGTATGGTATCAGTAGTGTattatagtatagtgtagtgtatAGTATTAGTAGTGTTTTCAGCAGTTATTATCAGTAGGTTATTATATACTGTATTATACGGTAGTATTGGTAGTATACATAGTAGGCTGGGATGGACAGTTACAGACTCTACACTACTACACACGAACACAACAGCTGATTGAAAAGATGCTCACCGCGGTCAGGACCCGGAAGTCATCCCGGGACAGGTACCTGAGAACCACGACGTTTAGTTTACCCATGTTTAAAGAACCAAACACGGAGGAGATTAAACGATGTTTTTAACTCGGAGGCAGCTCCACATTTTTTATAAACACACGTTTTCCAGCCGGAGGTTGAAGGACAGGAAGTGACGCCCCACGTGGGATCCGGTTCAGTTTCCCGGCGTAGAGGACCCATGCTGGTTTATTTATTAGTTAGTTGTGTTATATATCATATTGACCATATACTCCGACTTGTATCACATAGTACGGTTATTTAACTAgtgaagataaaaaaaatcgtgAGTAGGACAAATAAGAAAAATCTCATAtctttattttatgttattggATATACTATAATATATCAAATGCTGAAAATTTATTTTAACATAAAAAATACTGGAAATAGAAGATATTTACTGGATATTCGCTAACTAACGTAGCTAGTTAGTTAGTTATGTAAAGTAGGTCATCATGTGAGGCATAACGTGGGGAGGGTTAGTGACCGGCCCTTCACTGCCCCCTTGTGGTACATTCTCATATTACCCTGATGAAGGCATTGCATGTAATCTGATTAATAATAcataaagacaaacaaacatgatTTGATGCGGGCTAATTTCCACTTCCAATGAGGAGACAGGCCGAGACAGGGAAAATGTAACAAAAGCAAGTAAAATTTTGAAAAATGGATGCATAAAGAAAAGCATTTTTGGACTCAGTGAGGCAAAGGCaatcataaaaaaaacgaaataggTACCCGCCCAAGGCATGGAAAATGATAGTTACAGAAGTTGCATACAGTCATTTCATGAATTCTAATATTTGAATAGATGTAAAgataaatacagaaaaaaataatatacacaCAATAATACACTTTAATTTGTGAGTTTAGAACTATTTTGTGCACTGTATGCTTCAAAAGGATGCCCTGCGTATGCTCctggggggttgagggggggggcaaggaTTTACTGGCAGGTCTCGGTTGCCATAGCAGCTGGTTTCTGGGCATTCCTCGGGCAGGTAGGTTCCAACTCGGTGTTTACCCCAGACTGCCccgtgacagacagacagaggtctGTTCAGCtctcaaagcacacacacacacacacacacacacacacacacacacacacacacacacacacacacacacacacacacacacacacacacacacacacacacacacacacacatatggtcacacaacacacattcgATCGCACAACACACATATGGTGTCacacaacaagcacacacacatatggtcacacacacacaaacaccagcacacacatacggtcacacaacacacacacacatgcacacacacacacacacacacacacacacagacacacacacacacacacacacacacacacacacacacacacacacacacacacacacacacacacacacacacacacacacacgtatggtcacacaacacacatatggtcacacaacacacacacccatatggTCCCACAACTCACATatggtcacacacatacacacacacacacgcgcacacacacgtacacacagccACGTCCTGGCCATGTTGGCTCAGTGGAATGCCTCCATTGGTTTATTTAACTCAGGATTTCTGCAGTACCTTGAGGGGCTGTTCCAGGAGGAGTGTGTATGAGAGGGAGTTtgatcgtatgtgtgtgtgtgtgtgtgtgtgtgtgtgtgtgtgtgtgtgtgtgtgtgtgtgtgtgtgtgtgtgtgtgtgtgtg from Gadus morhua chromosome 11, gadMor3.0, whole genome shotgun sequence carries:
- the riok2 gene encoding serine/threonine-protein kinase RIO2 → MGKLNVVVLRYLSRDDFRVLTAVEMGMKNHEIVPVSLLASIASLKHGGCNKILRELVKHKLLSYEHTKTVHGYRLNYGGYDYLALKTFCAREVLLSVGNQMGVGKESDIYIVANPEGEQYAMKLHRLGRTSFRNIKNQRDYHKNRKNISWLYLSRLSAMKEYAYMKVLYERGFPVPRPVDYNRHAVVMELINGYPMCQIRELQDPPGLYSEIMELIVKLANHGLIHGDFNEFNLMLDDTDHVTMIDFPQMVSTSHFNAEWYFDRDVKCIRDYFAKRYHYESELYPTFKDIRRSCCLDVEISASGFTKEMERDGELLHPAGPESEEEDDEDDDEEEEEEGDSENGEVQGVDMEEYKHVMLELDGLKLGETQTDSRDAEEKEGETREEEKEAELVTEKKAEQEVELKAELKAELAVCSAEEGEAKEGREEAGEHDGGGGGGGGEGEEEDQCPELLGLSAANREFKPFRDADSLLHLNEHRRRTDSEGTVGSVGSCSTIPPEVVRQKVRRQLGKQQKSAQRRRLQRGESSLQTKARRETDSVIKSSLECDSFWG